In Mustelus asterias unplaced genomic scaffold, sMusAst1.hap1.1 HAP1_SCAFFOLD_3805, whole genome shotgun sequence, the DNA window tccggggtgcgtggggggtccttaattatgccggctgcttttccccgaggcagcgggaagtgtagacagagtcaatggatgggaggctggtttgcgtgatgggactgggctacattcacgaccctttatagtttcttgcggtcttgggcagagcaggagccccataccaagctgtgatacagccagaaaggatgctttctatggtgcatctgtaaaagttggtgagagtcgtagcggaccaGGCTGAATTTCCTTGGGTTGCTATATAAATTCAGGCCTTACGGTGCGTTTAATTGGTTCTTTCCCTGTCCACGTGGTGTTGTTGGGAGAGGATGTTATGGGAGGAAGCCGCTGTGTCTGATTTGAccgtgaggggagtgtgtgtgtgtgagtgagtgttgccCTTGGAATGACCTGCTTGACTGTTGTGTGCCACAGccttgcagccgctccctgaACACCATCCTGGGGAAGAGCAACCTCCAGTTTGCTGGCATGCCCATCACCCTCACCGTGTCCACCAGCAGCCTCAACCTCATGGCATCCGACTGCAAGCAGGTGAGTgagaccgacccccccccccccccccaccccccctctgtcCACCCGCACCAGACCTGGGCGACGCGTCTGTGGTACCAACGGGCAGGCCAGCGGAACCGTGAcgggcgcaggaggaggccattcggcccaccgtgtcTGTACTGGGCTCTCCATCGTTGAATGGAGGGAgagggatatatttctaattcccagaagggaaaggggcaacaggtggggaggtggattggagaccagggagagattggCCTTGATCGGATTGAACGgggtagcaggctcgaagggctgaatggcctacttgtgcTCCGAATTCCTGCATTCCTCTGACTTGGCGCCATTGCCCTGCCTtttctcccgctccccccccccccgtattctttctattcaaataataatctaatGCCCTCTCGAATGCCCCGATTGAGCCTGCCTCCACTACACGTCCAGGcggaacattccagaccccaaccgccCGCCGCGTGAgagagtttttcctcatgtcgcttTTGCGAATCGCTTGAAATccgtccccctctcgttctccatccTTTTGCGAATGGGAACGggttctccctctctgctctgtcCATTCCcgcacccgcccgcccgcccccccccctctcgtgAAGAGGAGAGACGGTGGGGAGCAGGCTGTACAAAGGAGGGGCCCTCGTACGGGGTGTGCTGCGTTGACGGCTGGGCCAAGCTCAGAAACGACGACGCAGCCAGGTAAGGCTGTACCCGGAATGTCCTCTGAACGCCGCGCCGCTTTCGAAACCTCTCCGCTTTCAACCCTCTGAGGAAATAAATCATCCTTGTTTCGTTGCAGATAATTGCCAACCACCACATGCAGTCCATATCCTTCGCCTCAGGAGGAGACCCAGTAAGTACTCGGCTCTGTTTCCATGTTGCTGCTCGCTTCCGGTAACCTACACGGATCTATGTCCCCCACCGTTTGTCTAGATTGGCGGAACTTGCTGATGTTTATCCATCAGAAGGGGGGGGCGGTCACTGGCATTGGGGccatgtcactgggctagtaatccgggGCACCAGGCGAATGGTCGGGGGacactgggttcaaattccacctctGTTAGCTAACCCTTAACCCTGGCTTCCTGACACACCACacccaccctttcccccaccctgaaacccccccccacactgcccccactctcgcattaagttgacctttctctacaccctagctatgactgtaacactgcattctgcacactctcctttccttctctatgaacggtatgctttgtatagcgcacaagaaacaatacttttcactgtatcccaatacacatgacaaacTAAATCAAAAAATcagtgtattagtatacagtgaaaagtattgtttcttgtgcgctatacagacaaagcatactgttcatagagtacatagattagatttattattgtcacatgtactgggatacagtgaaaagtattgtttcttgcgcgctatacagacaaagcatactgttcatagagtacatagatttgatttattattgtcacatgtattgggatacagtgaaaagtaatgtttcttgcgcgctatacagacaaagcatactgttcatagagtacatagattagatttattattgtcacatgtactgggatacagtgaaaagtattgtttcttgcgcgctatacagacaaagcataccgttcatagagaaggaaaggagagggtgcagaatgtagtgttacagtcatagctcggggtgtagagaaagatcaacttaatgcgaggtaggtccattcaaaagtctgacagcagcagggaagaagctgttcttgagtcggtcgatacgtgacctcagacttttgtatctttttcccgatggaagaaggtggaagagagaatgtccggggtgcatgggggtccttgattatgccggctgcttttcccgaggcagcgggaagtgtagacggagtcaatggatgggaggctggaaagagcgagagatagagagagagaaagatagcgaGAGAGTgtcccaaaagatgtgcaggttaggtagatttgccatgtaaaaattgccccttagtgtccaaagatgttcaggtgagggggattggccatgctaaattgtcccttagtatccaaagatgtgtaggttcgggggattggccatgctaaattgccccttagtatccaaagatgtgtaggttaggtggattggccatgctaaattgtccctcagtgtccgaaAGATGTTCAGGtgtgggggattggccatgctaaattctccctcactgtacccgaacaggagtgtggcaactgaggggattttcacagtaacttcattgcagtgttaatgtaagccttacttgtgacactaataaataaacgtaagcTTAAAGCTCTCGACCGTTTCCGCTTCATCCCCGTTGCTGTAGATGTTGCCTAACCTGCTGTTTGCTTGTCTATTCTTTGTGTAGGACACTGCGGAGTATGTTGCCTACGTGGCGAAGGATCCGGTGAATCAGAGAGGTGGGTCTACATGTTGGTGGCGATATCGTCGCGGCTGTCCTGTTCCCAGTTCACCGCCTGTCCCCTAAGCACCCCCTATCTTTGATTACTCTTTCAGCCTGCCACATATTGGAATGTCCGGACGCGTTAGCCCAGGACGTCATCAGCACCATAGGACAGGCCTTTGAGCTGCGGTTTAAACAGTACCTGAAGAACCCGCCCAAACTGGTGACTCCCCATGACAGgtaacacacaccaccctgtccacccactgagtgctgctgccccgacacgcacacaccaccctgtccacccactgagtgctgctgccccgacacgcacacaccaccctgtccacccactgagtgctgctgccccaacacacacacacacaccaccctgtccacccactgagtgctgctgctccgacacacacacacacaccaccctgtccacccactgagtgctgctgccccgacacacacacacacaccaccctgtccacccactgagtgctgctgccccgacacacacacacacaccaccctgtccacccactgagtgctgctgctccgacacacacacacaccaccctgtccacccactgagtgctgctgccccgacacgcacacaccaccctgtccacccactgagtgctgctgccccgacacacacacacaccaccctgtccacccactgagtgctgctgccccgacacacacacacaccaccctgtccacccactgagtgctgctgccccaacacacacacacacaccaccctgtccacccactgagtgctgctgctccgacacacacacacacaccaccctgtccacccactgagtgctgctgccccaacacacacacacaccaccctgtccacccactgagtgctgctgccccgacacacacacacaccaccctgtccacccactgagtgctgctgctccgacacacacacaccaccctgtccacccactgagtgctgctgccccgacacacacacacaccaccctgtccacccactgagtgctgctgctccgacacacacacaccaccctgtccacccactgagtgctgctgccccgacacacacacacacaccaccctgtccacccactgagtgctgctgccccgacacacacacacacaccaccctgtccacccactgagtgctgctgccccgacacacacacacacaccaccctgtccacccactgagtgctgctgccccggcacacacacacacaccaccctgtccacccactgagtgctgctgctccgacacacacacacaccaccctgtccacccactgagtgctgctgctccgacacacacacacacacaccaccctgtgcacccactgagtgctgctgccccgacacacacacacacacaccctgtccacccactgagtgctgctgctccgacacacacacacaccaccctgtccacccactgagtgctgctgccccgacacacacacacacaccaccctgtccacccactgagtgctgctgccccgacacacacacacacaccaccctgtccacccactgagtgctgctgccccgacacacacacacaccaccctgtccacccactgagtgctgctgccccgacacacacacacacaccaccctgtccacccactgagtgctgctgctccgacacacacacacacaccaccctgcccacccactgagtgctgctgccccaacacacacacacacaccaccctgtccacccactgagtgctgctgccccgacacacacacacacaccaccctgtccacccactgagtgctgctgctccgacacacacacacacaccaccctgtccacccactgagtgctgctgccccgacacacacacacacacacaccaccctgtccacccactgagtgctgctgctccgacacacacacacacaccaccctgtccacccactgagtgctgctgccccgacacacacacacacacacacaccctgtccacccactgagtgctgctgccccgacacacacacacacaccaccctgtccacccactgagtgctgctgctccgacacacacacacacaccaccctgtccacccactgagtgctgctgctccgacacacacacacacaccaccctgtccacccactgagtgctgctgccccgacacacacacacacaccaccctgtccacccactgagtgctcctgccccgacacacacacacacaccaccctgtccacccactgagtgctgctgccccgacacacacacacacaccaccctgtccacccactgagtgctgctgctccgacacacacaccaccctgtccacccactgagtgctgctgccccgacacacacacacaccaccctgtccacccactgagtgctgctgccccgacacacacacacacaccaccctgtccacccactgagtgctgctgccccgacacacacacaccaccctgtccacccactgagtgctgctgccccgacacacacacacacaccaccctgtccacccactgagtgctgctgccccgacacacacacacacaccaccctgtccacccactgagtgctgctgccccgacacacacacacacaccaccctgtccacccactgagtgctgctgctccgacacacacacacaccaccctgtccacccactgagtgctgctgctccgacacacacacaccaccctgtccacccactgagtgctgctgctccgacacacacacacaccaccctgtccacccactgagtgctgctgctccgacacacacacaccaccctgtccacccactgagtgctgctgccccaacacacacacacacaccaccctgtccacccactgagtgctgctgccccggcacacacacacaccaccctgtccacccactgagtgctgctgccccgacacacacacacacaccaccctgtccacccactgagtgctgctgccccaacacacacacacacaccaccctgtccacccactgagtgctgctgccccgacacacacacacacaccaccctgtccacccactgagtgctgctgctccgacacacacacacacaccaccctgtccacccactgagtgctgctgctccgacacacacacaccaccctgtccacccactgagtgctgctgctccgacacacacacaccaccctgtccacccactgagtgctgctgctccgacacacacacacacaccaccctgtccacccactgagtgctgctgctccgacacacacacacacaccaccctgtccacccactgagtgctgctgctccgacacacacacacacaccaccctgtccacccactgagtgctgctgctccgacacacacacacacaccaccctgtccacccactgagtgctgctgccccgacacacacacacaccaccctgtccacccactgagtgctgctgctccgacacacacacaccaccctgtccacccactgagtgctgctgccccgacacacacacacacaccaccctgtccacccactgagtgctgctgctccgacacacacacacacaccaccctgtccacccactgagtgctgctgccccgacacacacacacacaccaccctgtccacccactgagtgctgctgctccgacacacacacacacaccaccctgtccacccactgagtgctgctgccccgacacacacacaccaccctgtccacccactgagtgctgctgccccgacacacacacacacaccaccctgtccacccactgagtgctgctgccccgacacacacacaccaccctgtccacccactgagtgctgctgccccgacacacacacacacacaccaccctgtccacccactgagtgctgctgctccgacacacacacaccaccctgtccacccactgagtgctgctgccccgacacacacacacacaccaccctgttcccccactgagtgctgctgcccctacacacacacacacaccaccctgtccacccactgagtgctgctgccccgacacacacacacacaccaccctgtccacccactgagtgctgctgctccgacacacacacacacaccaccctgtccacccactgagtgctgctgccccgacacacacacacaccaccctgtccacccactgagtgctgctgctccgacacacacacacacaccaccctgtccacccactgagtgctgctgccccgacacacacacaccaccctgtccacccactgagtgctgctgccccgacacacacacacacaccaccctgtccacccactgagtgctgctgccccgacacacacacaccaccctgtccacccactgagtgctgctgccccgacacacacacacacacaccaccctgtccacccactgagtgctgctgctccgacacacacacaccaccctgtccacccactgagtgctgctgccccgacacacacacacacaccaccctgttcccccactgagtgctgctgcccctacacacacacacacaccaccctgtccacccactgagtgctgctgccccgacacgcacacacaccaccctgtccacccactgagtgctgctgccccgacacacacacacacaccaccctgtccacccactgagtgctgctgccccgacacacacacacacaccaccctgtccacccactgagtgctgctgccccgacacacacacacacaccaccctgtccacccactgagtgctgctgccccaacacacacacacacaccaccctgtccacccagagtgctgctgctccgacacacacacacacaccaccctgtccacccactgagtgctgctgccccgacacacacacaccaccctgtccacccactgagtgctgctgctccgacacacacacacacaccaccctgtccacccactgagtgctgctgccccgacacgccacacacaccaccctgtccacccactgagtgctgctgccccgacacacacacacacaccaccctgtccacccactgagtgctgctgccccaacacacacacacacaccaccctgtccacccactgagtgctgctgccccaacacacacacacacaccaccctgtccacccagagtgctgctgctccgacacacacacacacaccaccctgtccacccactgagtgctgctgctccgacacacacgcacaccaccctgtccacccactgagtgctgctgctccgacacacacacacacaccaccctgtccacccactgagtgctgctgccctgacacacacacacacaccaccctgtccacccactgagtgctgctgccccgacacacacaccccaccctgtccacccactgagtgctgctgccccgacacacacacaccaccctgtccacccactgagtgctgctgctccgacacacacacacaccaccctgtccacccactgagtgctgctgccccgacacacacacaccaccctgtccacccactgagtgctgctgccccgacacacacacacaccaccctgtccacccactgagtgctgctgccccgacacacacacacacaccaccctgtccacccactgagtgctgctgctccgacacacacacacacaccaccctgtccacccactgagtgctgctgccccgacacacacacacacacaccgccctgtccacccactgagtgctgctgctccgacacacacacacacaccaccctgtccacccactgagtgctgctgccccgacacacacacacacaccaccctgtccacccactgagtgctgctgccccgacacacacacacaccaccctgtccacccactgagtgctgctgccccgacacacacacacaccaccctgtccacccactgagtgctgctgccccgacacacacacacacacaccaccctgtccacccactgagtgctgctgctccgacacacacacaccaccctgtccacccactgagtgctgctgccccgacacacacacacacaccaccctgtccacccactgagtgctgctgctccgacacacacacacacaccaccctgtccacccactgagtgctgctgctccgacacacacacacacaccaccctgtccacccactgagtgctgctgctccgacacacacacacacaccaccctgtccacccactgagtgctgctgccccgacacacacacacacacaccaccctgtccacccactgagtgctgctgcctcctcactccgacacacacaacacacaccaccctgtccacccactgagtgctgctgccccgacacacacacacacaccaccctgtccacccactgagtgctgctgctccgacacacacacacacaccaccctgtccacccactgagtgctgctgccccaacacacacacacacaccaccctgtccacccactgagtgctgctgctccgacacacacacacacaccaccctgtccacccactgagtgctgctgcccgacacacacacacacaccaccctgtccacccactgagtgctgctgcccgacacacacacacaccaccctgtccacccactgagtgctgctgccccgacacacacacaccaccctgtccacccactgagtgctgctgccccaacacacacacacaccaccctgtccacccactgagtgctgctgccccgacacacacacacacaccaccctgtccacccactgagtgctgctgctccgacacacacacacacaccaccctgtccacccactgagtgctgctgccccgacacacacacacacaccaccctgtccacccactgagtgctgctgctccgacacacacacacacaccaccctgtccacccactgagtgctgctgccccgacacacacacacacaccaccctgtccacccactgagtgctgctgccccgacacacacacacaccaccctgtccacccactgagtgctgctgctccgacacacacacacaccaccctgtccacccactgagtgctgctgccccgacacacacacacacacacaccctgtccacccactgagtgctgctgccccgacacacacacacacacaccctgtccacccactgagtgctgctgctccgacacacacacacacaccaccctgtccacccactgagtgctgctgctccgacacacacacaccaccaccctgtccacccactgagtgctgctgccccgacacacacacacacaccaccctgtccacccactgagtgctgctgccccgacacacacacacaccacctgtccacccactgagtgctgctgccccgacacacacacaacaccaccctgtccacccactgagtgctgctgctccgacacacacacacaccaccctgtccacccactgagtgctgctgccccgacacacacacacaccaccctgtccacccactgagtgctgctgctccgacacacacacacaccaccctgtccacccactgagtgctgctgccccgacacacacacacaccaccctgtccacccactgagtgctgctgctccgacacacacacacaccaccctgtccacccactgagtgctgctgctccgacacacacacacacaccaccctgtccacccactgagtgctgctgctccgacacacacacaccaccctgtccacccactgagtgctgctgccccgacacacacacacaccaccctgtccacccactgagtgctgctgccccgacacacacacacacaccaccctgtccacccactgagtgctgctgccccgacacacacacacaccaccctgtccacccactgagtgctgctgctcccgacacacacacacacaccctgtccacccactgagtgctgctgccccgacacacacacacacaccaccctgtccacccactgagtgctgctgctccgacacacacacacaccaccctgtccacccactgagtgctgctgctcccgacacacacacacacaccaccctgtccacccactgagtgctgctgccccgacacacacacacacacacctgtccacccactgagtgctgctgcccgacacacacacacacccaccctgtccacccactgagtgctgctgccccgacacacacacacaccaccctgtccacccactgagtgctgctgccccgacacacacacacacaccaccctgtccacccactgagtgctgctgctccgacacacacacacaccaccctgtccacccactgagtgctgctgctccgacacacacacacacaccaccctgtccacccactgagtgctgctgccccgacacacacacacacaccaccctgtccacccactgagtgctgctgccccgacacacacacacacaccaccctgtccacccactgagtgctgctgccccgacacacacacacaccaccctgtccacccactgagtgctgctgccccgacacacacacacacaccaccctgtccacccactgagtgctgctgccccgacacacacacacacaccaccctgtccacccactgagtgctgctgccccgacacacacacacacaccaccctgtccacccactgagtgctgctgctccgacacacacacacaccacccctgtccacccactgagtgctgctgccccgacacacacacacacaccaccctgtccacccactgagtgctgctgccccgacacacacacacacaccaccctgtccacccactgagtgctgctgctccgacacacacacacaccacctgtccacccactgagtgctgctgccccgacacacacacacacaccaccctgtccacccactgagtgctgctgccccgacacacacacacaccaccctgtccacccactgagtgctgctgcccccgacacacacacacacacaccctgtccacccactgagtgctgctgctccgacacacacacacacaccaccctgtccacccactgagtgctgctgccccacacacacacacacccaccctgtccacccactgagtgctgctgccccgacacacacacacacaccaccctgtccacccactgagtgctgctgccccgacacacacacacacaccaccctgtccacccactgagtgctgctgctccgacacacacacacacaccaccctgtccacccactgagtgctgctgccccgacacacacacacacacacccctgtccacccactgagtgctgctgccccgacacacacacacacaccaccctgtccacccactgagtgctgctgccccgacacacacacacaccaccctgtccacccactgagtgctgctgccccgacacacacacacacaccaccctgtccacccactgagtgctgctgctccgacacacacacacacaccaccctgtccacccactgagtgctgctgccccgacacacacaccacaccaccctgtccacccactgagtgctgctgccccgcacacacacacacaccaccctgtccacccactgagtgctgctgctccgacacacacacacacacaccctgtccacccactgagtgctgctgccccgacacacacacacacccctgtccacccactgagtgctgctgcc includes these proteins:
- the LOC144490791 gene encoding SHC-transforming protein 1, which encodes YMGCVEVLQSMRALDFNTRTQVTREAISVVCEAVPGAKGVFRRRKPCSRSLNTILGKSNLQFAGMPITLTVSTSSLNLMASDCKQIIANHHMQSISFASGGDPDTAEYVAYVAKDPVNQRACHILECPDALAQDVISTIGQAFELRFKQYLKNPPKLVTPHD